The Virgibacillus sp. MSP4-1 genome has a segment encoding these proteins:
- a CDS encoding M20/M25/M40 family metallo-hydrolase, translating into MLENQSFLMDLLKTPSPSSMEMDIQKKWMNYIRPYADEMKTDHAGNVIGVLNPDAEFKVLLAGHSDEIGLVITKIEDNGFLRISKMGGISPKIAVGMKVHILGENQSLTGVIGANAEHHGGVKEKLEFEDLYIDCGAKSKDEIEKFVQIGDLAIYKREPEVLMDRYITGRGLDNRTGAFMVAEVLRKLSEKDIQVGVYAASTVNEETNMGGAYFAAAGIKPTMAIACDVTFATDYPGVNTTKHGDIQLDKGPVLAKGAPINRKINKLLQYSAQNLNMDVQYELTPRHTGTDADKMRYTGAGVPISLVSLPLRYMHSPVETASLKDMEEEIDLIVHMIEGLKGNESLNPLEDEHSKL; encoded by the coding sequence ATGCTTGAAAATCAATCTTTTTTAATGGATTTATTAAAAACGCCATCTCCATCCAGTATGGAAATGGACATTCAGAAGAAATGGATGAACTACATCAGACCATATGCAGATGAAATGAAAACCGACCATGCCGGAAATGTGATTGGTGTATTAAACCCGGACGCGGAATTCAAGGTTTTGCTGGCCGGTCATTCGGATGAGATTGGGTTGGTCATTACAAAAATTGAGGATAATGGCTTTCTTCGTATAAGCAAGATGGGAGGAATAAGTCCTAAAATTGCAGTTGGGATGAAGGTACATATTTTAGGAGAAAATCAGTCTTTAACAGGTGTAATCGGAGCTAATGCCGAGCATCACGGCGGCGTGAAAGAAAAGCTTGAATTTGAAGATTTGTATATTGATTGTGGTGCAAAATCAAAGGATGAAATCGAAAAATTTGTACAAATTGGTGATTTGGCCATTTATAAACGGGAACCGGAAGTACTGATGGATCGATATATAACAGGCAGAGGACTCGATAATCGGACAGGTGCTTTTATGGTTGCTGAAGTGCTACGAAAATTATCGGAAAAGGACATTCAGGTGGGGGTTTACGCGGCCAGCACTGTAAATGAAGAAACCAATATGGGAGGAGCTTATTTTGCAGCAGCGGGGATTAAGCCGACAATGGCCATTGCGTGTGACGTCACCTTTGCTACAGATTACCCAGGTGTAAATACAACAAAACACGGGGACATCCAACTGGACAAAGGACCTGTACTCGCGAAAGGGGCTCCCATTAATCGCAAAATAAACAAACTGCTGCAGTATTCAGCTCAAAATTTAAATATGGATGTTCAATATGAATTAACTCCAAGACACACAGGTACAGATGCAGATAAGATGCGTTATACGGGTGCAGGTGTCCCTATAAGTCTGGTTTCCCTGCCGCTTCGGTATATGCACTCACCTGTTGAAACGGCCAGCTTGAAGGATATGGAAGAAGAAATTGACTTAATCGTTCATATGATTGAAGGATTAAAGGGGAATGAATCGTTGAATCCATTGGAGGACGAACATTCAAAACTTTAA
- a CDS encoding TrkA family potassium uptake protein yields MLQMLFRWYFQIPIYLRLLLTVIFFMFLFGSVMHFVEPVNFPSLFDGLWWAFVTGSTVGYGDFVPNSILGKVIGILMILAGGGIVTYYMVTVASGAVEREKEMDKGNVAYKGKDHVVLIGWNERSRQLLNMINDFKPTEEVVLVDHSLSKSPKHHYHFHFVQGDASLDNTLKKANIPEARHVIITSDQSRPEKQADQLAILSTIAVRGVNPEVPISTEILTKNQIPNAERAGANTVIRSNDFMSTLFFHEVYRAQPVKPFDIMLEQLASQQYNQHELPEEQVGRTFLECSNDYVKKDELLLGIIRKGDVLINPPFQMDLEIGDQLIVLVSLRE; encoded by the coding sequence ATGCTTCAAATGTTGTTTCGCTGGTATTTTCAGATTCCTATATATCTACGGCTTTTGTTAACGGTCATTTTCTTTATGTTTTTATTTGGCAGTGTCATGCATTTTGTGGAACCTGTTAATTTTCCCAGCCTTTTTGACGGGCTTTGGTGGGCCTTTGTTACAGGGTCCACCGTGGGATATGGAGATTTTGTACCCAATAGCATTCTTGGAAAGGTTATTGGCATTTTGATGATTCTTGCAGGAGGAGGAATTGTTACATATTACATGGTGACAGTAGCTTCAGGGGCTGTGGAACGTGAAAAAGAGATGGACAAAGGCAATGTCGCTTATAAAGGAAAAGATCATGTCGTTCTCATTGGCTGGAATGAAAGGTCTAGACAACTTTTAAATATGATTAATGATTTTAAACCAACAGAAGAAGTGGTGCTGGTTGATCATTCCCTGAGCAAAAGCCCGAAACATCATTATCATTTCCATTTTGTTCAAGGGGACGCCTCTTTGGATAATACGTTAAAAAAAGCAAATATCCCTGAAGCAAGACACGTGATTATTACTTCAGATCAATCAAGACCTGAAAAACAAGCCGATCAATTGGCCATATTGTCAACAATTGCCGTCAGAGGAGTAAACCCCGAGGTACCAATCAGTACGGAAATTTTAACGAAAAACCAAATTCCCAATGCTGAGAGGGCAGGGGCGAATACCGTTATTCGATCGAATGATTTTATGAGTACGCTTTTTTTTCATGAGGTCTACCGAGCACAGCCCGTTAAACCATTTGACATTATGCTGGAGCAGTTGGCCAGTCAGCAATATAACCAGCACGAATTGCCAGAGGAACAGGTAGGACGGACATTTCTGGAATGCTCGAATGATTATGTAAAAAAAGATGAATTATTATTGGGAATCATCCGGAAAGGCGATGTACTGATTAACCCGCCCTTCCAGATGGATTTGGAAATTGGAGATCAGCTGATTGTTCTCGTTTCCTTAAGAGAGTAA
- a CDS encoding YugN family protein — protein MLQLDSAIENQVFSLNELENKLKPLNFTIGSNWEYDHGYFDNQLQSEGTYYFLRIPFNAEIGQLDEPGVQVRVGRPFLLGHQYASGTDEDAVIGNMTAVVNQFQSPVDPDTEVPEDIQSKGDELIKTVEQALLS, from the coding sequence ATGCTTCAATTAGATTCAGCGATTGAAAATCAGGTATTTTCGTTAAATGAATTGGAAAATAAATTAAAACCCCTTAACTTTACAATAGGCAGTAACTGGGAATACGATCACGGTTATTTTGATAATCAACTGCAAAGTGAGGGTACCTATTATTTTTTGCGTATTCCCTTTAATGCTGAGATTGGTCAATTGGATGAGCCTGGTGTTCAGGTAAGAGTAGGAAGACCTTTTTTGTTAGGGCATCAGTATGCTTCAGGAACGGATGAGGATGCAGTGATTGGTAATATGACAGCAGTAGTGAACCAGTTCCAATCCCCTGTGGACCCTGATACTGAAGTGCCTGAAGACATTCAAAGCAAGGGTGATGAGCTTATAAAAACAGTGGAACAGGCATTACTCTCTTAA
- a CDS encoding glucose-6-phosphate isomerase, which produces MTHVKFQYNYATDFVQEHELDYMKEAVKTAHHTLHNQTGAGNDFLGWLDLPTNYDKEEFARIEQAAKKIQQDSDVLLVIGIGGSYLGAKAAIEALNHSFYNMLSSEQRKYPQVIFAGNNISGPYVKELFDVLEDKDVSVNVISKSGTTTEPAMAFRVFRKFLMDKYGEEEAKKRIFATTDKEKGALKKLATDEGYETFVIPDDVGGRYSVLTAVGLLPIAVTGVDISSMMQGAEQASKDLNQEDLSENPAYQYAAIRNILYRKGKSIELLVNYEPALQYFSEWWKQLYGESEGKDHKGIYPSSVNFSTDLHSLGQFIQDGRKQMFETVLQVNEPRTDIDMPEDDQNLDGLNYLAGKTFDDVNKKAFQGTLLAHTDGQVPNLILEVPKLDAYTFGYLVYFFEKSCAISGYLMGVNPFDQPGVEAYKKNMFALLGKPGFEEEKEKLEKRFK; this is translated from the coding sequence ATGACACATGTTAAGTTTCAATACAATTATGCAACAGATTTTGTTCAGGAGCATGAGCTTGATTATATGAAAGAAGCTGTAAAAACAGCGCACCATACTTTACATAACCAAACGGGTGCCGGGAATGACTTTTTAGGATGGCTTGATCTTCCAACGAATTATGATAAAGAGGAATTTGCAAGAATTGAGCAGGCGGCTAAGAAGATTCAGCAGGACTCCGATGTTTTACTTGTGATTGGAATCGGGGGCTCCTATCTTGGGGCTAAAGCAGCGATTGAAGCTTTAAACCATTCCTTTTATAACATGCTGTCCAGTGAACAGCGCAAATACCCACAGGTGATTTTTGCCGGTAATAACATTAGTGGTCCTTATGTGAAGGAATTGTTCGATGTATTAGAAGATAAAGATGTTTCGGTGAATGTTATTTCAAAAAGTGGAACCACAACGGAACCTGCAATGGCGTTTCGTGTTTTCCGTAAGTTTTTAATGGATAAGTACGGGGAAGAAGAAGCGAAAAAACGTATTTTTGCCACTACAGATAAAGAAAAAGGTGCCCTGAAGAAACTGGCAACTGATGAAGGCTATGAAACCTTTGTTATTCCGGATGATGTTGGGGGCCGTTATTCTGTGCTAACAGCAGTTGGGTTACTGCCCATTGCTGTAACAGGCGTGGATATTTCCAGTATGATGCAAGGAGCGGAACAGGCCTCGAAAGATCTTAACCAGGAAGATCTGTCTGAAAACCCTGCTTATCAGTATGCAGCCATTCGAAATATTCTATATCGCAAAGGAAAGTCCATTGAGCTGTTAGTGAACTATGAGCCGGCTCTTCAATACTTTTCCGAATGGTGGAAGCAGCTGTACGGAGAAAGTGAAGGAAAGGATCATAAGGGCATTTATCCGTCCTCCGTCAACTTCTCAACAGATCTCCATTCCCTGGGACAGTTCATCCAGGATGGACGTAAACAAATGTTCGAGACGGTCTTACAGGTGAATGAACCGCGTACAGACATTGACATGCCGGAAGATGACCAGAATCTTGATGGATTAAACTACCTGGCAGGCAAAACCTTTGATGATGTCAATAAAAAGGCGTTTCAGGGTACGCTGCTCGCCCATACAGACGGTCAGGTTCCAAACTTAATTCTGGAAGTACCGAAACTGGATGCCTATACATTCGGCTATCTTGTTTACTTCTTTGAAAAATCCTGTGCCATCAGCGGATACTTGATGGGCGTAAACCCATTCGACCAGCCAGGGGTTGAAGCCTACAAAAAGAACATGTTCGCCCTCCTCGGCAAACCAGGCTTTGAAGAGGAGAAAGAAAAACTCGAAAAACGATTTAAGTAA
- a CDS encoding iron-containing alcohol dehydrogenase: protein MENFTFYNPTKLVFGKGQMENLKNFIPAHSKNILIVYGGGSIKKNGVYDKVVEELTSLNLNIHELAGVDPNPRLATVKKGAEICKRENVDFILAVGGGSVIDCTKTISAAAKYEGDPWDFVTKKARPEDAVPFGTVLTLAATGSEMNAGAVITNWETNEKYGWGSPLLFPKFSILDPENTYTVPENQTVYGIVDMMTHIFEQYFHQPAYSPVQDRMCEGVLQSIIETAPKLLEDLESYDHRETILYAGTIALNGMLQMGYKGDWATHNIEHAVSAVYDIPHAGGLAILFPNWMKHNVEVNTERFKQLAVRVFHVDPAGKSDKEIALEGIDELRKFWDSLGAPNRLGDYDIDESKFDQIAEHAMFNGAFGNFHKLGKDDVLDILRKSL from the coding sequence ATGGAAAACTTCACTTTTTATAATCCGACAAAGCTTGTATTCGGCAAAGGACAAATGGAGAATTTGAAAAACTTCATCCCTGCTCACTCAAAAAATATTTTAATTGTATACGGCGGGGGAAGTATAAAGAAAAATGGAGTTTACGACAAGGTAGTAGAGGAGCTGACTTCTCTGAATCTTAATATTCACGAGTTAGCAGGTGTGGACCCCAATCCCCGTCTAGCAACCGTAAAAAAAGGAGCTGAAATATGTAAACGGGAGAATGTTGATTTTATCCTTGCAGTAGGGGGTGGCAGTGTGATTGATTGTACCAAAACGATTTCCGCTGCCGCTAAATACGAAGGAGACCCTTGGGATTTCGTTACGAAAAAGGCCAGGCCTGAGGATGCTGTACCGTTTGGAACCGTACTTACATTGGCGGCAACAGGTTCTGAGATGAACGCTGGAGCTGTGATTACCAACTGGGAAACGAATGAAAAGTATGGCTGGGGCAGTCCATTATTATTCCCGAAGTTTTCCATTCTTGATCCGGAGAATACATACACTGTGCCTGAGAATCAGACGGTTTACGGGATTGTTGATATGATGACTCACATTTTTGAACAATATTTCCACCAGCCTGCCTATTCGCCGGTTCAGGACAGAATGTGTGAAGGGGTGCTTCAGTCCATCATTGAAACGGCGCCTAAACTGCTGGAAGACTTAGAATCCTATGATCATAGAGAGACCATTCTATATGCAGGTACGATTGCATTGAATGGCATGCTTCAAATGGGCTATAAAGGGGATTGGGCAACTCACAATATTGAGCATGCTGTATCTGCCGTGTATGATATTCCTCATGCAGGTGGGTTGGCTATCCTGTTCCCAAATTGGATGAAGCATAATGTTGAAGTGAATACAGAACGTTTTAAACAATTAGCCGTTCGTGTTTTTCATGTGGATCCTGCAGGGAAATCAGATAAGGAGATAGCCCTCGAAGGTATCGATGAGTTGCGTAAATTCTGGGATTCACTGGGAGCACCTAATCGTCTGGGAGACTATGATATTGATGAATCTAAATTTGATCAAATTGCTGAACATGCAATGTTTAACGGGGCTTTCGGAAACTTCCATAAGCTTGGAAAGGATGACGTTTTAGACATTTTACGCAAATCGTTATAA
- the yugI gene encoding S1 domain-containing post-transcriptional regulator GSP13, whose translation MEEKIEVGQVIEGKVTGIQPYGAFVALNDQTQGLVHISEVTHGYVKDIHEHLKIGDVVQVKVLNINEEEGKYSLSIRATEEPPKKQPVQEQKPARTKEQPDTNAAVGFNTLKDKLEDWIQQSKEREETYRH comes from the coding sequence ATGGAAGAGAAAATAGAAGTTGGTCAGGTCATAGAAGGTAAGGTGACAGGAATTCAGCCTTATGGTGCCTTTGTAGCCCTGAATGATCAAACACAGGGGCTTGTTCATATTTCTGAGGTTACTCATGGGTATGTAAAAGATATTCATGAACATTTGAAAATTGGGGATGTCGTACAAGTTAAGGTTCTCAATATTAATGAGGAGGAGGGGAAGTACTCTCTTTCCATCCGTGCGACAGAAGAGCCACCTAAAAAACAGCCAGTCCAGGAACAAAAACCAGCACGTACTAAAGAACAGCCGGATACAAACGCGGCCGTTGGCTTTAATACACTTAAGGACAAGCTGGAGGACTGGATTCAGCAATCAAAAGAACGTGAGGAAACCTATCGTCATTAA
- a CDS encoding MalY/PatB family protein, with protein sequence MEKFQQKWDRTGTRSVKWDLTETFFKEKDVLPMWVADMDFPSVDAVQEAITERAKHNIYGYSVTDQPLKDAIYGWLNKRHHWEINTDWLLFSPGVVTSLHMVVQALTNEEDHVLIQTPVYPPFYDAVKKHNRHVVKNSLQLKEGKYEIDFDDFEQQIIDHHVSMFILCSPHNPLGRVWTKEELTTMADICLKHNVTIVSDEIHGDLTYKEYTHVPIASLSEKFSQNAVTCMAPSKTFNLAGLQGSYLIVPDQDKRKKIKDQFSSQGLGMLNTFAIVAMEAAYLHGGEWLDQMLEVLQENKEYVQKAFHDNTNLINVLDSEGTYLLWLDCRNMNLSSSELKQFFQSKAKVGLNDGLSFGHEGDGFMRMNIACPKETVAEGVNRILAALKDM encoded by the coding sequence ATGGAAAAGTTTCAGCAGAAATGGGATCGTACAGGCACCAGATCGGTCAAATGGGATTTAACAGAAACATTCTTTAAAGAAAAAGATGTACTTCCTATGTGGGTTGCTGATATGGACTTTCCTTCCGTCGATGCCGTTCAGGAGGCAATTACCGAGCGTGCTAAGCATAATATCTACGGCTACAGTGTGACTGACCAGCCTTTAAAGGACGCAATCTATGGATGGCTGAACAAGCGGCATCACTGGGAAATCAATACAGACTGGCTTCTTTTCAGTCCAGGAGTCGTCACTTCTTTACATATGGTGGTTCAGGCTTTAACTAATGAAGAGGATCATGTTTTAATTCAGACTCCTGTTTATCCACCATTTTATGACGCCGTGAAAAAGCATAATCGTCATGTTGTAAAAAACAGTCTACAGTTAAAAGAAGGAAAATACGAAATTGACTTTGATGATTTTGAACAGCAGATAATCGATCATCATGTGAGCATGTTTATTCTGTGCAGTCCCCATAACCCTTTGGGACGTGTCTGGACGAAGGAGGAGCTTACGACAATGGCTGACATTTGCTTAAAGCATAACGTAACCATTGTTTCAGACGAAATACACGGGGATTTAACCTATAAAGAATATACGCATGTACCCATAGCTTCCCTATCAGAAAAATTCAGTCAGAATGCTGTTACCTGTATGGCACCTTCAAAAACCTTCAACTTGGCGGGATTGCAGGGATCCTATTTAATCGTTCCTGATCAGGATAAACGCAAAAAAATCAAGGACCAGTTTTCCAGCCAGGGACTTGGTATGCTGAATACATTCGCCATTGTGGCAATGGAAGCTGCTTATTTGCATGGCGGGGAGTGGCTTGATCAGATGCTTGAGGTATTACAGGAAAATAAAGAGTATGTACAAAAAGCTTTTCATGACAATACAAATCTCATAAACGTTTTAGATTCAGAGGGGACATATTTGCTATGGCTCGATTGTCGCAACATGAATTTAAGCTCCAGTGAATTAAAACAGTTTTTCCAATCCAAAGCAAAGGTCGGTTTAAACGACGGACTTTCTTTTGGACATGAAGGTGATGGCTTTATGCGAATGAATATTGCCTGTCCTAAAGAAACCGTCGCAGAAGGTGTAAATCGTATTTTAGCAGCTTTAAAAGATATGTAA
- a CDS encoding superoxide dismutase family protein, whose product MKYVRTLFLFLILMALAACQDESRSPIEIDMYNPDGDSLGKATLAEDPNGVKITLNLSGLKPGLHGIHVHEFPECEGPDFKSAGNHLNPDSKLHGLMHPEGPHLGDMPNIEADPDGKLSDVEVTVQEATLKDGKKSLLKGEGTSLIITEDQDDGITQPAGNSGKRMACGKITLGESNESETPSNPADDGPQKEE is encoded by the coding sequence GTGAAATATGTACGTACCTTATTCCTATTCTTGATTTTGATGGCTTTAGCTGCTTGTCAGGATGAAAGCCGTTCTCCTATTGAAATTGATATGTATAATCCAGATGGGGATTCCCTTGGAAAAGCCACATTAGCGGAGGATCCAAATGGAGTAAAAATTACGCTTAATTTATCTGGTCTTAAACCTGGATTGCACGGAATCCATGTTCACGAATTTCCGGAATGTGAAGGCCCTGATTTTAAGTCTGCGGGAAACCATCTGAATCCTGATTCCAAGCTGCACGGATTAATGCATCCGGAAGGTCCCCATCTGGGTGATATGCCAAATATTGAAGCGGACCCGGACGGAAAACTGTCCGATGTTGAAGTCACGGTCCAGGAAGCTACATTAAAAGATGGAAAGAAATCGTTATTAAAAGGAGAAGGGACTTCTTTGATTATTACCGAAGATCAGGATGATGGAATTACTCAGCCGGCAGGAAATTCAGGAAAGCGCATGGCATGCGGAAAAATTACGTTAGGAGAGAGCAATGAATCAGAGACGCCGTCAAATCCGGCTGATGATGGGCCGCAGAAAGAAGAATAA